In the Desulfobaccales bacterium genome, one interval contains:
- the gap gene encoding type I glyceraldehyde-3-phosphate dehydrogenase — MGKVAINGMGRIGRAALRIIMDTPQLELVAVNDLMPLDNLVYLLRYDTVYGRYHRKVEAIDGQLAVDGKIIRTFNIKDPAQLPWKDLGVDLVFECTGVFTNYEGLTKHLQAGAKYALLSAPPKDNLCTIVHGVTEPGGEQAFSCASCTTNCIAPVIEVLGRRIGIKKAIMTTIHAYTSSQLIVDGPAKKWARGRAGAANFVPTSTGAAKAVTEILPQYKGKFDGVAVRGPVPCGSLADITMLMERPTTVKEVNDILIEESATPRYQGILGVSHDPLVSSDIIQDPRASVVELSMTQVVDGDLVKVMTWYDNEWGYTNQMIREAIRLVG; from the coding sequence ATGGGCAAGGTAGCCATCAATGGCATGGGTCGCATCGGTCGGGCGGCATTGCGCATCATCATGGACACCCCCCAGTTGGAGCTGGTGGCGGTGAATGACCTCATGCCCCTGGACAACCTGGTGTATCTATTGCGCTACGACACCGTATACGGCCGCTATCACCGCAAGGTGGAGGCCATCGACGGCCAGCTGGCGGTGGACGGCAAAATCATCCGCACCTTCAATATCAAAGACCCGGCCCAACTCCCCTGGAAGGACCTGGGGGTGGACCTGGTCTTTGAGTGCACCGGCGTCTTCACCAATTACGAAGGCCTGACCAAACACCTCCAGGCCGGGGCCAAATACGCCCTCCTCTCCGCGCCTCCCAAGGATAATCTTTGCACCATCGTGCATGGCGTCACCGAGCCCGGCGGCGAGCAGGCTTTCTCCTGCGCCAGCTGCACCACCAACTGCATCGCCCCGGTGATCGAGGTGCTGGGCCGCCGCATCGGCATCAAGAAGGCCATCATGACCACCATCCACGCCTACACCTCCAGCCAGCTCATTGTGGACGGGCCGGCCAAGAAATGGGCCCGGGGCCGGGCCGGGGCCGCCAACTTTGTGCCCACCTCCACTGGCGCCGCCAAGGCGGTCACCGAAATCCTGCCGCAATACAAGGGCAAATTCGACGGCGTGGCAGTGCGGGGGCCGGTGCCCTGCGGCTCCTTGGCCGACATCACCATGCTCATGGAGCGGCCCACCACCGTGAAGGAAGTGAACGACATCCTCATCGAGGAATCGGCAACCCCCCGGTATCAAGGCATCCTGGGGGTCAGCCACGACCCTCTGGTGTCCTCCGACATCATCCAGGACCCCCGGGCCTCGGTGGTGGAACTCAGCATGACCCAGGTGGTGGACGGCGACCTGGTGAAGGTCATGACCTGGTACGATAACGAATGGGGCTACACCAACCAGATGATCCGGGAAGCCATCCGCCTGGTCGGCTGA
- a CDS encoding glycoside hydrolase family 15 protein, which translates to MEDTMPRDLPLSNGRLLICFDRHYCLRDLYFPHVGQENHLLGARCRLGVWVGGSFAWVGEEWRRELLYAPDTLVTDVRLYHEALQLLLCCRDAVDFHEDVWLREVMVENLAPQKREVRLFFTLDLSISGNNVGDTAAFDPKSGGLLHYKGARYFLANAWGESPDGLEQFAVGEKGVPGKEGTWRDAEDGVLSGNPIAQGSVDSVLGVSLRVPGMDRRSAYFWLAAGENRAEVQRLDSLVKSRHPARLLKRTADYWTLWIKKESPPLGLLPPKVGELYHRSLLILRTQTDAQGGILAGNDSDVIHFNRDTYSYIWPRDGALVAHALDLAGHPTAPRNFFRFMAKLVEPEGCLLHKYNPDGTLASSWHPWYEDGQPQLPIQEDSTALVVWALWHHFVSYRDLDVIKPLYRPLVKKAAEFMCAFREPESGLPAPSYDLWEERRGISAFTVGAVFGGLTAAALFCMVFGEEELSQRYRQVAAEIRDAASRHLWREEAGRFCRMLSRGPEGALIPDLTPDASLWGLFAFGLYTADDPRIAATLSRLRERLWVPGPVGGMARYEGDPYHRVSPEGPGNPWFICTLWLADYLLERGDAAGEEEALGILSWVADHALPSGVLAEQLHPLTGEPLSVSPLTWSHATYVTTVHRLLKRRARTVALPEAPTAYAPYLRPEDWIERLYAQTCDSIHGLCRI; encoded by the coding sequence ATGGAGGACACCATGCCCCGGGACTTGCCCCTGTCCAATGGCCGGTTGCTCATCTGTTTCGACCGGCACTATTGCCTCCGGGATTTGTATTTTCCCCATGTGGGGCAGGAAAATCATCTCCTGGGAGCTCGCTGCCGCCTGGGGGTGTGGGTGGGGGGGAGCTTCGCCTGGGTGGGGGAGGAGTGGCGCCGGGAACTCCTCTACGCCCCGGACACCCTGGTCACCGATGTGCGCCTCTACCATGAGGCCCTGCAGCTCCTCCTCTGCTGCCGGGATGCGGTGGATTTCCATGAAGACGTCTGGCTCAGGGAGGTGATGGTGGAAAATCTCGCCCCCCAGAAGCGGGAGGTGCGGCTGTTTTTCACCCTGGACCTGAGCATCTCCGGCAACAATGTGGGGGACACCGCGGCCTTCGATCCCAAAAGCGGAGGCCTGCTGCACTACAAGGGCGCCCGCTATTTCCTGGCCAACGCCTGGGGGGAGAGCCCTGACGGCCTGGAGCAGTTTGCCGTGGGGGAAAAGGGGGTGCCGGGGAAGGAAGGCACCTGGCGGGATGCGGAAGACGGGGTCCTCTCCGGCAATCCCATCGCCCAGGGGTCAGTGGATTCGGTTCTGGGGGTGAGCCTCAGGGTGCCGGGGATGGACCGGCGCTCCGCCTACTTCTGGCTGGCCGCCGGGGAGAACCGCGCCGAGGTGCAGCGCCTGGACAGCCTGGTGAAATCCCGGCACCCGGCCCGGCTCCTCAAGCGCACCGCCGATTACTGGACCCTGTGGATCAAAAAGGAATCGCCGCCCCTGGGCCTGCTGCCGCCCAAGGTGGGGGAGCTCTACCACCGCAGCCTCCTGATCCTGCGCACCCAGACCGACGCCCAGGGCGGCATCCTGGCGGGCAATGACTCGGATGTCATCCACTTCAACCGGGACACGTACTCCTATATCTGGCCCCGGGACGGCGCCCTGGTGGCCCACGCCCTGGATCTGGCCGGGCACCCCACCGCGCCCCGTAATTTTTTCCGCTTCATGGCGAAGCTGGTGGAACCCGAGGGCTGCCTGCTGCACAAATACAATCCCGACGGCACCCTGGCCTCCTCCTGGCACCCGTGGTATGAGGACGGCCAGCCCCAGCTGCCCATCCAGGAGGACTCCACCGCCCTGGTGGTCTGGGCCCTGTGGCACCACTTTGTCTCCTACCGGGACCTGGATGTCATCAAGCCCCTTTACCGGCCCCTGGTGAAGAAGGCGGCGGAGTTCATGTGCGCCTTTAGGGAGCCGGAGTCCGGCCTGCCGGCCCCCTCCTATGACCTGTGGGAGGAGCGGCGGGGCATCTCCGCTTTCACGGTGGGCGCCGTCTTCGGCGGCCTCACCGCCGCCGCCCTGTTCTGCATGGTCTTTGGCGAAGAGGAGCTCTCCCAGCGCTATCGCCAGGTGGCGGCGGAAATTCGGGACGCCGCCTCCCGGCATCTCTGGCGAGAGGAGGCCGGGCGCTTCTGCCGCATGCTCAGCCGGGGGCCCGAAGGCGCCCTGATCCCGGACCTGACCCCGGACGCCAGCCTCTGGGGGCTCTTTGCCTTCGGCTTATACACCGCCGATGATCCCCGCATCGCCGCCACCCTGAGCCGGCTGCGGGAACGCCTCTGGGTGCCGGGACCGGTGGGGGGGATGGCCCGCTACGAGGGCGACCCCTACCATCGGGTGAGTCCGGAGGGCCCGGGCAACCCCTGGTTCATCTGCACCCTGTGGCTGGCTGATTATCTCCTGGAGCGGGGGGATGCGGCGGGGGAAGAGGAGGCCCTGGGAATCCTCTCCTGGGTGGCCGACCATGCCCTGCCCTCGGGGGTGCTGGCGGAGCAGCTCCATCCGCTGACCGGGGAGCCCCTGTCGGTTTCACCCCTCACCTGGAGCCACGCCACCTATGTCACCACCGTGCACCGCCTCCTCAAGCGCCGGGCCAGAACTGTCGCCCTGCCGGAGGCCCCCACCGCCTATGCCCCGTACTTGCGCCCCGAGGACTGGATCGAGCGTCTGTATGCTCAGACCTGCGACTCCATCCACGGGCTGTGCAGAATTTAG
- a CDS encoding pyridoxamine 5'-phosphate oxidase family protein, giving the protein MAEREKLLEVIRGLLRTQPLAVLATQSQGQPYANLMAFAATADLRQVVFATRRDTHKFANLLADPRVALLVDSRANRPEDFRDAAAVTILGRARELIGRERQPHLELYLGKHPYLREFVAQPGCALLVVTVERFVLVTHFQEVNQLYPPF; this is encoded by the coding sequence ATGGCGGAGCGGGAAAAATTGCTGGAGGTGATCCGAGGTCTGTTGCGCACGCAGCCCTTGGCGGTGTTGGCCACCCAGAGTCAGGGGCAGCCCTATGCCAATCTCATGGCTTTTGCCGCCACGGCGGATTTGCGTCAGGTGGTCTTTGCCACCCGGCGGGACACGCACAAATTCGCCAATCTGTTGGCCGACCCCCGGGTGGCGCTGTTGGTGGACAGTCGGGCCAACCGGCCGGAGGATTTTCGTGACGCGGCGGCGGTCACCATTCTGGGCCGGGCCCGGGAGCTCATCGGCCGGGAACGCCAGCCGCACTTGGAGCTATATCTCGGGAAACACCCGTATCTAAGGGAGTTCGTGGCCCAGCCCGGCTGCGCCCTCCTCGTGGTGACGGTGGAGCGTTTTGTCCTGGTGACCCATTTCCAAGAGGTCAACCAGCTTTACCCACCTTTTTGA
- the ubiE gene encoding bifunctional demethylmenaquinone methyltransferase/2-methoxy-6-polyprenyl-1,4-benzoquinol methylase UbiE: protein MLHPEAAVSGKAVVVRRYFGAIARRYDLANDILSFGVQRAWKRRAVRCLQLQPGDRVADLCGGTGDLALLAAPRVAPHGRVYLIDFSREMLLVGREKVRAAGLGDLIHPIQGDVLHLALPDESLNGVIVGFGVRNLTDMAQGFREMHRVLKPGGRLVCLEFSHPTPTWFARLYELYSRFLIPLAGKIIAGNAAAYAYLTTSIRAFPRAPELAALLTAIGFRQVTWIPLTRGIAVIHVGVKSAAASGGPQEPAG, encoded by the coding sequence ATGCTTCACCCGGAAGCGGCGGTGTCGGGCAAGGCGGTGGTGGTGCGGCGGTATTTCGGCGCCATTGCCCGGCGTTATGATCTGGCCAATGATATTCTGAGTTTCGGGGTGCAGCGGGCCTGGAAGCGGCGGGCAGTGCGCTGCCTTCAGCTTCAGCCCGGGGATCGGGTGGCCGACCTGTGTGGCGGCACCGGGGATCTGGCGCTGTTGGCGGCGCCCCGGGTGGCCCCTCATGGCCGGGTTTATCTCATTGATTTCTCCCGGGAGATGCTGCTGGTGGGCCGGGAGAAGGTGAGGGCTGCGGGCCTTGGGGACCTCATCCACCCCATTCAGGGCGACGTCCTGCACCTCGCCCTGCCGGATGAGAGCCTGAACGGGGTCATTGTGGGTTTCGGGGTGCGCAACCTCACGGACATGGCCCAGGGCTTCCGGGAGATGCACCGGGTCCTGAAACCCGGGGGCCGCCTGGTCTGCTTGGAGTTCTCCCATCCCACCCCGACCTGGTTTGCCCGCCTGTATGAGCTCTATTCCCGCTTTCTCATCCCCCTGGCCGGCAAAATCATCGCCGGCAACGCCGCCGCCTATGCCTACCTTACCACCTCCATCCGGGCCTTCCCCCGCGCTCCGGAGCTGGCCGCCCTCCTCACCGCAATCGGCTTCCGCCAGGTCACCTGGATCCCCCTTACCCGGGGCATCGCCGTGATTCATGTGGGGGTAAAGAGTGCGGCCGCTTCCGGCGGGCCCCAGGAGCCGGCGGGGTAG
- the zwf gene encoding glucose-6-phosphate dehydrogenase: MAAADSRDGPLPVATVQAQAPDLGLPAEACLFTGPLDPCTVVIFGASGDLAGRKLLPALFSLFRQGALPPRFLVVGCARTEFTSDSFRAAVWEKLPEAGQGDRAAWENFAPHLHYLPFDYSSLASYVLLNNFLQGLEREHHTQGNRIFYLAVPPSLYQEVALLLHQAGMSEQRVRGQGWARIVVEKPFGRDLISAVELNRTLRQGFSEEQIFRIDHYMAKETVQNVLIFRFANTIFEPLWHRHYIEQVAIIAAETLGVEQRASFYEETGVLRDMFQNHMLQLLALIAMEPPSLFESQRVRDEKAKVFRSLKPLEMPLAPGTVILGQYTAGEINGRRVPGYREEPGVSPDSLTPTFALLRVHLDNWRWQGVPFYLLSGKRLARKITRIVIQFREVPHSLFRNVHLGPIQPNRLIIGIHPEEAITLTFETKNPGALVCLRQVTMEFPYYQNYRGPILEAYEKSLLDVIQGDQMLFWRQDAVELAWQYLDPLIRACETCPDPAKLLQFYPAGSWGPPEAAALFTPT, from the coding sequence ATGGCGGCGGCTGATTCCCGGGACGGACCCTTGCCCGTCGCCACTGTCCAGGCCCAGGCCCCGGATCTGGGTCTGCCGGCAGAGGCCTGCCTCTTCACCGGCCCTTTGGACCCCTGCACCGTGGTGATTTTCGGCGCCTCCGGCGATCTGGCCGGTCGCAAGCTCCTGCCCGCCCTCTTTTCCCTCTTCCGCCAAGGCGCCCTGCCCCCACGCTTCCTGGTGGTGGGCTGCGCCCGCACGGAGTTCACCAGCGACTCCTTCCGGGCCGCCGTCTGGGAGAAACTGCCGGAGGCCGGGCAGGGGGACCGCGCTGCCTGGGAGAATTTCGCCCCGCACCTGCACTATCTTCCTTTTGACTACTCCTCCCTGGCCAGCTATGTGCTCCTGAACAACTTCCTCCAGGGGCTGGAAAGGGAACACCACACCCAGGGGAACCGCATTTTCTACCTGGCCGTGCCCCCGTCCCTGTATCAGGAGGTGGCCCTCCTCCTGCACCAGGCAGGGATGTCCGAGCAGCGGGTGCGGGGCCAGGGCTGGGCCCGCATCGTGGTGGAGAAGCCCTTCGGCCGGGACCTCATAAGCGCCGTGGAGCTCAACCGCACCCTGCGCCAGGGCTTCAGCGAAGAGCAGATCTTCCGCATCGACCACTACATGGCCAAGGAGACGGTGCAAAACGTTCTCATCTTCCGGTTCGCCAACACCATCTTTGAACCCCTCTGGCACCGCCACTACATCGAGCAGGTGGCCATCATTGCCGCCGAGACCCTGGGGGTGGAGCAGCGGGCTTCCTTCTACGAGGAGACCGGGGTGCTGCGGGACATGTTCCAGAATCATATGCTCCAGCTCCTGGCCCTCATCGCCATGGAGCCACCGTCCCTCTTCGAATCTCAGCGGGTCCGGGATGAAAAAGCCAAGGTCTTCCGCTCCCTCAAGCCCCTGGAAATGCCCCTGGCCCCGGGCACGGTGATCCTGGGCCAATACACCGCCGGCGAGATCAATGGCCGGCGCGTACCCGGCTACCGGGAGGAACCGGGAGTAAGCCCTGACTCCCTCACCCCCACCTTCGCCCTCCTGCGCGTCCACCTGGACAACTGGCGCTGGCAGGGGGTGCCGTTTTATCTCCTCTCCGGCAAGCGCCTGGCCAGAAAGATCACCCGCATCGTCATCCAATTCCGGGAGGTGCCCCATTCCCTTTTCCGCAACGTGCACCTGGGACCCATCCAGCCCAACCGCCTCATCATCGGCATCCACCCCGAGGAGGCCATCACCCTCACCTTTGAGACCAAAAACCCCGGGGCCCTGGTGTGCCTGCGCCAGGTCACCATGGAATTCCCTTACTACCAGAACTACCGGGGGCCCATCCTGGAGGCCTATGAAAAATCCCTCCTAGACGTCATCCAGGGGGATCAGATGCTCTTCTGGCGGCAGGACGCGGTGGAGCTGGCCTGGCAGTATCTGGACCCCCTCATCCGGGCCTGTGAAACCTGCCCCGATCCGGCGAAGCTGCTTCAGTTCTACCCCGCCGGCTCCTGGGGCCCGCCGGAAGCGGCCGCACTCTTTACCCCCACATGA
- the rpe gene encoding ribulose-phosphate 3-epimerase, protein MKHLISASILSADFGRLAEEIHRAEEAGVDWIHVDVMDGHFVPNLTIGVPVVKAIRKYTRLPLDVHLMISNPEQYLEAYVDAGADWLGIHVEAAVHLERQVARIRELGAKATVTLNPATSLSTLDVILPEVDMVLLMTVNPGFSGQKFIPATLPKIRRLRQMIDEQGLKVLLEVDGGVHRDTIAAIAQAGADVIVSGSGIFNEHDIRENVRFLREALARHGRRAGNPGSGGTHGGG, encoded by the coding sequence ATGAAACATCTCATTTCCGCCTCCATCCTCTCTGCCGACTTCGGCCGCCTGGCGGAGGAGATCCACCGGGCCGAAGAGGCCGGAGTGGACTGGATCCACGTGGACGTCATGGACGGCCACTTCGTCCCCAACCTCACCATCGGCGTGCCGGTGGTGAAGGCCATCCGCAAGTACACCCGCCTGCCGTTGGATGTGCACCTGATGATCAGCAACCCCGAGCAGTATCTGGAGGCCTACGTGGACGCCGGCGCCGACTGGCTGGGGATCCACGTGGAGGCGGCGGTGCACCTGGAGCGGCAGGTGGCCCGCATCCGGGAGCTGGGGGCCAAAGCCACCGTCACCCTCAACCCCGCCACCTCCCTGAGCACCCTGGATGTCATCCTCCCCGAAGTGGACATGGTGCTCCTCATGACCGTCAATCCGGGCTTCAGCGGCCAGAAGTTCATCCCCGCCACCCTCCCCAAGATCCGGCGCCTGCGGCAGATGATTGATGAACAGGGCCTTAAGGTGCTCCTGGAGGTGGACGGCGGGGTGCACCGGGACACCATCGCGGCCATCGCCCAGGCCGGCGCCGATGTCATCGTCTCCGGCTCCGGCATCTTCAATGAGCACGATATCCGGGAGAATGTCCGCTTTTTGAGAGAGGCCCTGGCCCGCCACGGTCGCCGGGCCGGAAACCCCGGGTCAGGGGGGACACATGGCGGCGGCTGA
- the pgl gene encoding 6-phosphogluconolactonase, translating into MSGPGARDEGLPGLKPAEMEVFPDEDALSEAAAALIAAQAMAAIRARGHFLWALAGGRTPARTYARLAKSPFREQIDWGKVEIFFGDERCVPPDDPLSNYRLAEEKLLSRVPLPAAQVHRLACEHNPEEEARRYEALLQRIFQGRAWGFDLALLGLGADGHTASLFPGLTPPAGAWVAAVARPGESFRRLTLTPEVLNLSRLVVFLVTGRDKAQTLRAVLTGEEAMAASPVHLLRPPAGEIRWLADQEAAALL; encoded by the coding sequence ATGTCCGGGCCGGGGGCAAGGGACGAGGGCCTGCCGGGCCTTAAGCCCGCCGAGATGGAGGTTTTCCCAGATGAGGACGCCTTAAGCGAGGCCGCGGCCGCCCTCATTGCGGCCCAGGCGATGGCGGCCATCCGCGCTCGGGGGCACTTTTTGTGGGCCCTGGCCGGCGGCCGCACCCCGGCCCGCACCTATGCCCGGCTGGCCAAATCCCCTTTTCGGGAGCAGATAGATTGGGGGAAGGTGGAGATCTTCTTCGGCGATGAGCGCTGCGTGCCGCCGGATGATCCGTTAAGCAACTACCGGCTGGCAGAGGAGAAGCTCCTGTCCCGGGTGCCGCTGCCGGCGGCCCAGGTGCACCGCCTGGCCTGTGAACACAATCCGGAAGAGGAAGCCCGCCGCTACGAGGCTTTGCTCCAGCGCATATTTCAGGGGCGGGCCTGGGGCTTTGACCTGGCGCTTCTGGGGCTGGGGGCCGACGGCCACACCGCCTCCCTCTTTCCCGGCCTGACGCCGCCGGCGGGAGCCTGGGTGGCGGCGGTGGCCCGCCCCGGGGAGAGCTTCCGGCGCCTCACCCTTACCCCGGAAGTCCTGAACCTGAGCCGGTTAGTGGTCTTTCTGGTGACCGGCCGGGACAAGGCCCAAACCCTGCGGGCGGTGCTGACAGGCGAGGAGGCGATGGCCGCCTCGCCGGTGCATCTCCTCCGGCCGCCGGCCGGGGAGATCCGCTGGCTGGCGGATCAGGAGGCCGCGGCGCTGCTGTAG
- the gndA gene encoding NADP-dependent phosphogluconate dehydrogenase codes for MLYQGCEIGVAGLGVMGRNLALNLDDHGVQVAVYNRTQDKTREFLAGEAAGRRIRGAYDLKEFVGLLRKPRALLLMVKAGPPVDQMLRELLPLLEAGDLVIDGGNSHFTDTARRERILAKKGLLYLGLGVSGGEKGARFGPSLMPGGSRKGYDRVEPFLTAIAAQVNGEPCVTYLGTGAAGHYVKMVHNGIEYALMQLLAECYDLLKRGVGLTAPELAQVFDTWQQGRLQSFLVEITAKIFQKQDDLTGQPLVELILDAAGAKGTGKWSSWDAMDLMVPTPTIDVAVTMRDLSAHREERQEIARLLGAPVPQEQVDREEFLRRLENAFFAAMVVSYAQGLAQIRQASLAYHFGVNLEAVARVWRGGCIIRARLLEDIRSALQIRSDLPNLLLDPHLGEMVQACEADWRAVVRQAVSWGLPAPAFMVSLAYYDAFRSPWLPANLIQAQRDYFGAHTYERLDRPGSFHTHWEE; via the coding sequence ATGCTCTACCAGGGCTGTGAGATCGGGGTGGCGGGCCTGGGCGTCATGGGCCGCAATTTGGCCCTCAATCTGGATGATCATGGCGTCCAGGTGGCGGTGTACAACCGCACGCAGGACAAAACCCGGGAGTTTCTGGCGGGGGAGGCTGCCGGCCGCCGCATCCGGGGGGCCTACGACCTGAAGGAATTCGTGGGGCTGCTCCGCAAGCCCCGGGCGCTGCTCCTCATGGTCAAGGCCGGACCGCCGGTGGACCAGATGCTCCGGGAACTCCTGCCCCTGCTGGAGGCCGGGGACCTGGTCATCGATGGCGGCAACTCCCACTTCACCGACACCGCCCGCCGGGAGCGCATCCTGGCCAAAAAGGGCTTGCTTTATCTGGGGCTGGGTGTCTCAGGGGGGGAGAAGGGCGCCCGTTTCGGCCCCAGCCTCATGCCCGGGGGCTCCCGCAAGGGCTATGATCGGGTGGAGCCTTTCCTCACCGCCATTGCCGCCCAGGTGAACGGTGAGCCCTGCGTCACCTATCTTGGCACCGGCGCCGCCGGCCATTACGTCAAGATGGTGCATAACGGCATCGAATATGCCCTCATGCAGCTCTTGGCGGAGTGCTATGACCTGCTCAAGCGGGGGGTGGGCCTTACCGCCCCGGAGTTGGCCCAGGTGTTTGACACCTGGCAGCAGGGCCGCCTGCAATCCTTCCTGGTGGAAATCACCGCTAAAATCTTTCAAAAACAGGACGACCTCACCGGCCAGCCCCTGGTGGAGCTGATTTTGGATGCCGCCGGGGCCAAAGGCACCGGCAAGTGGTCCTCCTGGGACGCCATGGACCTCATGGTGCCCACCCCCACCATTGATGTGGCGGTGACCATGCGGGATCTCTCCGCCCATCGGGAGGAACGCCAGGAGATCGCCCGCCTGCTGGGGGCCCCTGTGCCTCAGGAACAAGTGGATCGGGAGGAATTCCTGCGCCGGCTGGAGAATGCCTTCTTCGCCGCCATGGTGGTCTCCTATGCCCAGGGGCTGGCCCAGATCCGGCAGGCCTCCCTGGCCTATCACTTCGGGGTCAACCTGGAGGCGGTGGCCCGGGTCTGGCGGGGCGGTTGCATCATCCGGGCCCGCCTGTTGGAGGACATCCGGAGCGCCCTGCAGATCCGCTCGGACCTCCCCAACCTGCTTTTGGACCCCCATCTGGGGGAGATGGTGCAGGCCTGTGAGGCGGACTGGCGGGCGGTGGTGCGCCAGGCTGTGTCCTGGGGTCTGCCGGCGCCGGCCTTCATGGTCTCCCTGGCCTACTACGACGCCTTCCGCAGCCCTTGGCTGCCCGCCAACCTCATCCAGGCGCAGCGGGATTACTTCGGGGCCCACACCTACGAACGCCTGGACCGCCCGGGGAGCTTTCACACCCACTGGGAGGAGTGA
- a CDS encoding DUF2007 domain-containing protein translates to MRDEAVVLEVFPSRLLAEMAAQLLAQEGIDCLILADDAGGAYPPLQAIRGVRLLVDAADAFRARQILEAAPLPEDDTGLPE, encoded by the coding sequence ATGCGGGACGAAGCGGTGGTGCTGGAGGTCTTCCCCAGCCGCCTGCTGGCGGAGATGGCAGCCCAGCTCCTGGCCCAGGAGGGCATTGACTGCCTGATTTTGGCCGATGACGCCGGAGGCGCCTATCCTCCTTTGCAGGCCATCCGCGGGGTCCGGCTCCTGGTGGACGCCGCGGATGCCTTCCGGGCCCGGCAGATCCTGGAGGCCGCGCCGCTTCCAGAGGACGATACGGGCCTCCCTGAGTGA